One Fuerstiella marisgermanici DNA window includes the following coding sequences:
- a CDS encoding polysaccharide deacetylase family protein, protein METKRPSGSPGTFVVSLDFELAWGTRGRPASSRVGPWLDGARDAIRQMLDLFAEFEISATWATVGALLMAQPGGQKRHRMLAASRYNDVPTGDHLTVPNWYAEDVLQWILDCPVPQELACHTLTHLYVNTKPEGRQEFADELDLFIELFDELKLPRPRSFVYPKAYQAHFDLLADRDFYAYRGPEARWFESLPGTLPAAALRWIDCACALTPQVRNCEFVANNLWMIPASQFYSPFMGVGKHVSMKARVNKAIRGLNYAAKHGGVYHLWTHPFNMGFDTKELIVGLRHILNAASQLGISNFAMSKLASDKHREAQL, encoded by the coding sequence TTGGAAACCAAACGACCTTCAGGCAGCCCCGGCACGTTTGTCGTGTCCCTGGACTTTGAACTCGCATGGGGAACACGCGGTCGCCCTGCAAGCTCAAGAGTTGGCCCATGGCTGGATGGTGCACGGGATGCGATCAGGCAAATGCTGGACCTGTTTGCCGAGTTCGAAATATCCGCCACCTGGGCCACAGTCGGCGCACTTCTGATGGCACAGCCGGGTGGCCAGAAGCGACACCGGATGCTTGCGGCATCACGCTACAATGATGTGCCGACGGGGGATCACCTAACAGTGCCGAACTGGTACGCCGAAGACGTACTGCAGTGGATTCTGGATTGTCCAGTTCCTCAGGAACTGGCTTGCCACACGCTCACCCATCTGTATGTGAATACGAAACCAGAAGGCCGACAGGAATTCGCTGACGAGCTGGACCTGTTTATCGAGCTGTTTGACGAACTAAAATTGCCTCGGCCCCGTAGTTTTGTTTACCCGAAGGCCTATCAGGCCCATTTTGACCTGCTTGCAGATCGAGACTTCTATGCCTATCGAGGCCCGGAAGCTCGCTGGTTCGAAAGCCTTCCCGGCACGCTTCCCGCCGCCGCCCTGCGGTGGATCGATTGTGCGTGCGCCCTGACACCTCAGGTTAGGAATTGCGAATTTGTTGCCAATAACCTGTGGATGATTCCTGCGTCGCAGTTCTATTCTCCATTCATGGGTGTCGGCAAACATGTCTCCATGAAAGCAAGGGTCAACAAAGCCATTCGAGGCCTGAACTACGCGGCCAAACATGGTGGCGTGTACCACCTTTGGACACACCCTTTTAACATGGGCTTCGACACAAAAGAGTTGATTGTGGGACTGCGTCACATACTCAACGCTGCGAGCCAACTCGGTATATCAAACTTCGCCATGTCGAAGTTGGCATCAGACAAACACCGCGAGGCACAGCTATGA
- a CDS encoding glycosyltransferase family 39 protein — MRLTKDAFLYDSLGRQIADYYRSSGKTAWPSRVTGVIDHLYEHVVGIIYYMSGDSMMAVRLINALAGSLVILCVWRMARYITDPKTALRCATWACYFPTQLYYSCLPVRDSHSTLAMAMIFLGMTAIASGGRGRHVAALPIGLVLTAGYRGYVAGVLLFLVPASWLVSFLVVKSRNKSKFVQRIVVLSFLFVPIMASVGVEKVFTTGKAAQMTDLDYWNSTRVKMNRGSGAVYNSDIPEIGKNVVDTVTGVAIGIYFFFVSLNPSEMDSVRQWMAIPEVAIVLYMIPKMYRGFRRILKYHRFQCFSLLFVAFAITFAYSSVTTNAGPLMRWRLQVANVYILIAAIGYAKNYTPELLRKSAGRVQPAEQHWQALTPAGTEVRT, encoded by the coding sequence TTGCGACTCACAAAAGATGCATTCCTGTACGACAGTCTTGGTCGGCAGATTGCCGACTACTATCGTTCTTCCGGAAAAACGGCTTGGCCCTCCAGAGTTACTGGAGTTATTGATCATCTTTATGAGCACGTTGTTGGCATCATCTATTACATGAGCGGTGATTCCATGATGGCTGTGCGTTTGATCAATGCGCTAGCAGGCAGCTTAGTAATCCTCTGCGTTTGGCGAATGGCTCGCTATATCACTGACCCCAAAACCGCACTAAGGTGTGCGACATGGGCCTGCTACTTCCCGACACAGCTTTACTACTCCTGCCTACCGGTTCGAGACTCCCACAGCACGCTGGCGATGGCTATGATCTTTCTGGGCATGACTGCAATCGCTTCCGGCGGTCGCGGGCGTCACGTAGCCGCGCTACCGATCGGGCTTGTACTTACTGCAGGGTATCGCGGATATGTCGCAGGCGTATTGTTATTCCTGGTTCCTGCGTCGTGGCTGGTCTCGTTTTTGGTGGTGAAATCGCGAAACAAATCAAAGTTTGTTCAGCGCATTGTTGTATTGAGCTTCCTGTTCGTTCCGATTATGGCTTCCGTCGGAGTTGAAAAGGTCTTTACCACAGGCAAGGCTGCACAAATGACAGATCTCGATTACTGGAACTCTACGCGAGTCAAAATGAACCGAGGCTCGGGAGCGGTCTACAACAGCGACATCCCAGAGATTGGGAAGAACGTCGTTGACACCGTGACTGGCGTGGCAATCGGCATCTATTTCTTTTTCGTCAGCCTAAACCCTTCAGAGATGGACAGTGTGCGGCAATGGATGGCAATTCCGGAAGTAGCTATCGTTTTGTACATGATTCCTAAAATGTACCGAGGATTCAGACGGATTCTAAAGTACCATCGGTTCCAGTGCTTCTCGTTGTTATTTGTCGCATTCGCGATCACGTTTGCCTACTCCAGCGTAACCACAAATGCTGGACCGCTTATGCGCTGGCGACTGCAGGTTGCAAACGTTTACATCCTGATCGCGGCCATCGGCTATGCGAAAAACTATACGCCGGAATTGCTTAGAAAGTCTGCAGGACGCGTGCAGCCAGCGGAACAGCACTGGCAGGCCCTGACACCGGCCGGAACAGAGGTCCGCACTTGA
- a CDS encoding glycosyltransferase family 4 protein codes for MKVLFLVLYPKQAPSPRYRVYNLIPWLEKSGMVCDVRPLISESDYPVSRRKGAYLQKIWMLAKGFRERLRLVRQASNYDAVYVLKAAFPYGPPIIERKLRKKNVPLIFDFDDAIQIHKPSGNHRFLDFLKPPSRTNDVVALANRVVVPNNFLADFAKRYNEAVTIVPEAEDTERLYPRSKHTNNKPQIVIGWVGSPSTAKYLKLITEALREICSRYPQVIVRVIGGSFLADGVRTEEVAWSLDKEGELFHSLDIGIMPLPLEDWSKGKSGCKLRQYMATGVPGVATKIGYNCELVNDGETGFLVETNAEWVTALATLIEHSELRNRIAEAARTDVETRFAITTVGPLLKGAITGVARSCQNGYTTTQ; via the coding sequence GTGAAAGTCCTTTTTCTTGTCCTGTATCCTAAACAGGCACCCAGCCCACGATATCGGGTTTACAATCTGATTCCATGGCTGGAAAAATCCGGGATGGTATGCGACGTCCGCCCTTTGATTTCTGAAAGTGACTATCCGGTTTCTCGCAGAAAAGGGGCCTACCTGCAGAAAATCTGGATGCTGGCGAAGGGATTCCGGGAGCGGCTCAGGCTGGTCAGGCAAGCATCTAATTACGATGCTGTCTACGTTCTAAAAGCCGCGTTCCCGTATGGACCGCCAATCATTGAGCGAAAGCTACGCAAGAAAAACGTCCCCTTGATCTTCGACTTTGACGACGCCATCCAGATACACAAGCCCAGTGGAAACCATCGCTTCCTCGACTTTCTAAAGCCCCCATCCCGGACCAATGACGTTGTGGCGCTGGCTAATCGGGTAGTCGTCCCCAACAACTTTCTTGCCGATTTTGCAAAGAGATACAACGAAGCGGTCACGATCGTTCCCGAGGCAGAAGACACAGAACGTCTGTACCCTCGCAGCAAACACACCAACAACAAGCCGCAGATTGTAATCGGTTGGGTGGGCAGTCCATCGACAGCGAAGTACCTGAAGCTGATCACCGAGGCACTGCGTGAAATTTGCAGTCGCTATCCACAGGTCATTGTTCGAGTTATTGGCGGCTCATTTCTCGCCGACGGCGTCAGAACAGAAGAAGTTGCCTGGAGCCTGGACAAAGAGGGGGAACTGTTTCACAGCCTGGATATTGGAATTATGCCTTTGCCGCTAGAAGACTGGAGCAAAGGGAAAAGCGGCTGCAAGTTGCGGCAATACATGGCGACTGGGGTGCCAGGCGTCGCCACCAAAATCGGCTACAACTGCGAACTCGTAAACGACGGCGAAACAGGATTCCTTGTCGAAACGAACGCCGAATGGGTAACTGCACTGGCGACGTTGATTGAACATTCCGAACTTCGTAATCGCATCGCTGAAGCGGCCCGCACAGACGTGGAAACAAGATTTGCGATCACCACAGTAGGCCCCTTGCTAAAAGGTGCCATCACGGGCGTGGCTCGCTCATGCCAAAATGGATACACCACAACTCAATAA
- the xrtU gene encoding exosortase U: MLAITGQIFLQWLIPSNSSLPPGTERGDILFHEDCLPSKLGDWSLTRFTPADTVASERVWASSWYYVSDFGGAVVSFDQAGYTGWHELSDCYVATGWKHVSRKIIQLEDNDWPCVASIFEKPSGQQALVVFSLFFDDGMGVVPPNYDLSQPDNGNRGILDRFGDRMSDLHPSHQRQDPTRQCQVFVVGRQIGDTLTKEVIDLHVSTRAKFLAYWRQETAQPEQQANSETSS; this comes from the coding sequence ATGTTGGCGATCACAGGGCAGATTTTCCTTCAGTGGCTGATCCCTTCAAATAGCTCGCTACCTCCAGGTACGGAACGCGGTGACATCCTCTTTCATGAAGATTGTCTCCCCTCCAAACTTGGAGACTGGTCCTTGACCAGGTTTACGCCAGCGGACACTGTTGCCAGCGAACGAGTCTGGGCGAGTAGCTGGTACTATGTCTCCGATTTTGGCGGAGCCGTTGTCAGCTTTGATCAGGCGGGTTACACAGGATGGCATGAGCTGTCTGATTGCTATGTCGCCACAGGCTGGAAACATGTGTCGAGAAAAATCATTCAACTCGAAGACAACGATTGGCCATGCGTTGCCTCAATATTTGAAAAGCCATCCGGGCAGCAGGCACTGGTTGTCTTTTCATTGTTCTTTGACGATGGCATGGGCGTCGTACCGCCGAATTATGACCTGAGCCAACCCGACAACGGTAACCGGGGAATTCTGGATAGATTCGGAGATCGCATGTCCGACCTTCATCCGTCGCACCAGAGACAGGACCCAACTCGCCAGTGTCAGGTGTTTGTCGTCGGACGCCAGATTGGCGACACGCTTACGAAAGAAGTTATCGACTTGCATGTAAGCACCAGAGCCAAGTTCCTTGCATATTGGCGTCAAGAAACAGCACAGCCCGAGCAACAAGCTAACTCCGAAACATCCTCGTGA
- a CDS encoding SDR family oxidoreductase, which translates to MIPLTLDNRQKWLVTGAAGFIGSHLVQNLLLQDQIVVGLDNFETGHQQNIDTVLNAVGAKADQFTFIKGDICEPDTCVAAVQNVDHVLHQAALGSVPRSIENPIRSNEVNIGGFLNMLVAAKDEKVSSFTYAASSSTYGDSPALPKREDIIGRPLSPYALTKLANEIYAEVFARVYNFRCIGLRYFNVFGPRQDPKGAYAAVIPKWIDALMQQNEVQINGDGETSRDFCYVNNVVLANFLSAKADDSARNTVYNVACGQQTTLNQLFEHLRNLVAKRVPDSASSKPNYQNFRDGDVRHSLADISKIQQQLGYVPQVLVEEGLQTTVASYFD; encoded by the coding sequence ATGATTCCCTTAACGCTCGACAACCGACAGAAGTGGCTAGTAACCGGCGCGGCGGGGTTCATCGGCTCACATCTGGTGCAAAACCTCCTGCTGCAGGATCAAATTGTCGTAGGCCTCGACAATTTCGAAACGGGCCATCAACAGAATATTGACACCGTGTTAAATGCGGTCGGGGCGAAGGCCGACCAATTTACATTCATCAAAGGTGATATCTGCGAACCAGACACTTGCGTAGCCGCAGTGCAAAATGTTGATCACGTCCTACATCAGGCAGCGCTAGGTTCGGTACCGCGCTCAATTGAAAATCCAATTCGCTCAAACGAAGTCAACATTGGTGGCTTCCTGAATATGCTGGTAGCCGCCAAAGATGAGAAGGTCAGTAGCTTCACTTACGCAGCATCCAGTTCTACGTATGGAGACAGCCCCGCGCTCCCCAAACGAGAAGACATCATCGGCCGGCCGCTGTCCCCCTATGCCCTCACAAAACTCGCCAACGAAATCTATGCTGAAGTGTTTGCGAGGGTCTACAACTTTCGATGTATCGGCCTTCGCTACTTTAATGTCTTTGGACCACGGCAGGACCCCAAAGGCGCCTATGCGGCAGTCATCCCCAAATGGATTGACGCATTGATGCAACAGAATGAAGTCCAGATCAATGGTGATGGCGAGACAAGCCGGGACTTCTGTTACGTGAATAATGTCGTTCTGGCAAACTTTCTGAGTGCAAAAGCGGACGATTCGGCCCGGAACACCGTATACAATGTCGCTTGCGGTCAGCAAACCACGCTTAATCAGCTATTCGAACACCTCAGGAATCTCGTGGCAAAAAGGGTTCCGGATTCAGCATCCAGCAAGCCGAACTACCAGAATTTCCGTGACGGGGATGTTCGCCACAGCCTGGCCGACATATCCAAAATCCAACAGCAGCTTGGCTATGTGCCCCAGGTTCTGGTGGAAGAAGGCTTGCAAACAACTGTTGCCTCCTACTTCGATTAG